A single genomic interval of Clostridiaceae bacterium harbors:
- the fabF gene encoding beta-ketoacyl-ACP synthase II, with product MKRRVVVTGMGVISPVGIGVEEFWNSIKAGKSGISHLTRFDVTNYPAKVGGEIKDFDPTKYIEKKEARRMDRYCQYAVAAAIMALENSGIDLDSIDHDRMGVIVGSGIGGIETLEEQYNVLNTKGPGRVSPFFIPMMIANMASGQIAIRFGAKAINECVVTACATGTNAIGDAYKVIQRNAADIMITGGSEASITPLSVAGFCSMGALSKNPDPETACRPFDLDRDGFVMAEGAGILILEELEHAKNRGANIIAEIVGYGSNDDAYHITAPSEGGEGAARCMMEAINDAGISPDEIGYINAHGTSTDLNDRTETMAIKKVFGEHAYKLAVSSTKSMTGHMLGAAGAVEAIITVNALKDGFLPPTINYKTPDPECDLDYVPNKGRKADIQYALSNSFGFGGHNAVLLFKKY from the coding sequence ATGAAAAGACGAGTTGTAGTTACTGGTATGGGGGTAATTTCACCTGTTGGCATAGGAGTTGAGGAATTTTGGAATTCAATTAAGGCAGGTAAGTCAGGAATAAGCCATTTAACCAGGTTTGATGTTACAAATTACCCAGCAAAAGTTGGCGGAGAGATAAAGGATTTTGATCCGACTAAATATATTGAGAAAAAAGAAGCAAGAAGAATGGACAGATATTGCCAATATGCCGTGGCAGCTGCCATAATGGCTCTAGAGAACTCAGGCATTGATCTTGACAGTATAGATCATGATAGAATGGGAGTAATTGTTGGTTCAGGCATCGGTGGAATTGAAACTTTGGAAGAACAATATAATGTTTTAAATACAAAAGGCCCTGGGAGAGTTAGTCCTTTCTTTATACCAATGATGATCGCCAATATGGCATCAGGGCAGATAGCTATAAGATTTGGTGCTAAAGCGATAAATGAATGTGTTGTTACAGCATGTGCTACCGGAACAAACGCCATTGGAGATGCTTATAAGGTAATCCAAAGAAATGCAGCAGATATTATGATCACTGGAGGAAGTGAAGCTTCAATTACACCTTTGTCAGTTGCAGGGTTTTGCAGTATGGGAGCTCTTTCTAAGAATCCTGATCCTGAAACAGCTTGCAGACCATTTGATTTAGATAGAGACGGTTTTGTTATGGCTGAAGGGGCTGGAATATTAATTCTTGAGGAATTAGAGCATGCAAAAAACAGGGGAGCCAATATTATAGCTGAAATAGTCGGATATGGATCTAATGATGACGCATATCACATAACGGCTCCTTCTGAGGGTGGAGAAGGTGCTGCAAGATGTATGATGGAAGCTATAAATGACGCAGGAATTAGCCCTGATGAAATTGGCTATATTAATGCACATGGAACTTCTACAGATCTTAATGACAGAACTGAAACTATGGCGATAAAAAAGGTTTTTGGTGAGCATGCATATAAGTTGGCTGTCAGTTCAACAAAGTCAATGACTGGACATATGCTTGGTGCTGCCGGGGCGGTAGAGGCCATAATAACAGTAAATGCACTTAAAGATGGTTTTCTTCCCCCAACTATAAACTATAAAACTCCTGATCCAGAGTGTGATTTAGACTATGTACCCAACAAGGGAAGAAAAGCAGATATTCAGTACGCTCTTTCAAACTCATTTGGCTTTGGAGGGCATAATGCAGTTTTGCTTTTTAAGAAGTACTGA
- the acpP gene encoding acyl carrier protein — protein MIFERVKKIIVEQLGVDEDDITMESSFIDDLGADSLDIVELIMALEEEFELEIPDSEAEKITTVGDAVEYIKNNT, from the coding sequence ATGATTTTTGAAAGAGTTAAGAAAATCATTGTTGAGCAGTTAGGTGTTGATGAAGACGATATTACAATGGAATCTTCCTTCATAGACGATCTAGGTGCTGATTCATTAGATATTGTTGAATTAATAATGGCCCTTGAAGAGGAGTTTGAACTTGAGATACCTGATAGCGAGGCTGAAAAGATTACTACAGTTGGTGATGCTGTAGAATATATTAAAAATAATACTTAA